CAGGCGCAGCGTCGCGGGCACCGGATCAGCCGCGAGCGCGGGGAGCGCGCCCATGGCGGTGGACAGCAGCGCGGCGCCGGCCGCGAGGGTGGAGAGGAAGGTACGGCGAGGGATCATCAGGTGGTCTCCGCTGGAAGGGTGTGTTGTTGGTGTTGTGTCTGGGTAAGGGTGGTTCGACACTCTCCGCTCGTCATCCCGCCTTGTGCGGGGGATCCACGGTGCGGCCGGGCTGGGGTCAGGGCTTCCAGCACCGGACATGCGACGGGGTGGATCCCCCGCACGAGGCGGGGGATGACGCAGCAAGGGGGAAAGAGCGCCATCCCGCTCAGCTCCGGTAGCTCGGATCGGCGCGGTCGAGCTGGCGCATGAGGGCGGGCCATTCGCGCTCGCCGGGAACGAGGATGTCGCCCTGCATCTCCCAAAACTGGCGCGCGGCCTTCTCGCACACCTCGTGGGGCGGCATCACCAGCTTCACGCCGGAGGCGCAGGCCGCCTGCATGGCGAGCTGGATGCGCGCGGCGCGCTCGAAATAATAGAGCAGCATGAAGGCTTCGCCCGGCGTGCGGCCCACGGTGAGGATGCCGTGGTTGCGCATCAGCATCACCTTGTGCGGGCCGAGGTCCGCGACGAGGCGGGCCTGCTCGTCCATGTCGATGGCGACGCCCTCGTAATCATGGAAAGCCTGCCGGTCGTAGAAGCGCATGGCGAACTGGGAGAGCGGCAGCAGCCCCTGTTCCTGCCCCGAGACGGCGACGCTGGCATCCGAATGGGTGTGCAGCACGCAGGCGGCGTCCGAGCCGGTCTTGTGGATCGCCGCGTGGATGACGAAGGCGGCGAGATTGATCTCGTAGGGCGTGTTGTCGATCTTGCGGCCGTCGATGTCGATCTTCACCAGGCTCGATGCGGTGATCTCGTCGAAGAGGAGACCGTAGGGGTTGAGCAGGAACTGCTCCTCATGCCCCGGCACGCGCATGGAGATGTGGTTGTAGATGAGATCGTCCATGCCGAGCTTCGCCACCATGCGATAGCAGGCGGCGAGGGCGACACGCGCCTCCCACTCGGAGGCCTCCATGGAGGCCGGCTTTTCGGCGAGAGCGCCCATAACTTGAGCGGCCATCATTTGCCCTCCGCGGTGAAGGACTTCATGGCTTCCTCCTCGATCGCCTCCAGAAGCGTGCGCTTGAGGCGGATGAATTCGGGGGAGATGACGATCTCCGCCGGGCGCGGGCGAGGCAGGTCCACCTTCTGCTCCAGCTTCACCTTGCCCGGACGGGCGCTCATCACCAGCACGCGGTCGCCGAGGAAGAGGGCCTCGTCCACGTCGTGGGTGATGAAGAGGATGGTGCGCTGGTGCTTTTGCCACACGTCCAGCAGCCAGCGCTGCATCATGGTGCGGGTAAGGGCGTCCAGCGCGCCGAACGGCTCGTCCAGCAGCATCAGGTCGCGCTTGAACAGGAAGGTGCGCATCAGCGCCACGCGCTGGCGCATGCCGCCGGAGAGCTGGTGCGGATACTGCTGGCCGAAGCCGGTGAGGCCGAACTCCGGCAGCATCTTTTCCGCGAGGGCGCGGGCCTCCTTGCGGGGGGCGCCTTCCACCTCCAGCGCGAGGATCGCGTTGTCGATCACCGTGCGCCACGGCAGCAGCAGGTCGCGCTGGGGCATGAAGGAGACGCGGCCGAGCAGGTCGGCGGCGATCACGCTCTTGCCCTCGAAGCGCATGGCGCAGCCGGGGTCCGGCTCCTCGAGGCCGGCGACGATGTTGAAGAGCGTGCTCTTTCCGCAGCCGGAGGGGCCGACCACGGTGACGAACTCGCCCTTCTCGATGGTCGCCGTGAAGCCGTCGAGGGCGCGGGTGGCCCCGAACGTCTTGGTGACGCCGGTGAGGGAGAGAATCTGCGCGGCGTCGGGCGCACCCGCCGCGTCGGCGGCGAGGACGGCCGCGCCGGGCCTGTTTGGGGAAGCCGGCAAGCCTGCCTCTTTCTTCTTTGTATAATGAGCGCCGGTTGGCGCATGCGAAAGGACGGTGGTCATGCCTTCCCTGCTAGCAATCGACATGCCACACTTCTTGCAAGGACACTCTATGGACGGCGCGCCGGGCGTCAACCAGTGAAGGTAACGGAACGTAGCGCCTTCCGAAGCCCTCTGAATGGATGCCGCGGTCGCGTTGATGTATACTGAACTGCAATTTTGAGAATGCAAATGGCTATCATGAGTGCACAAGAAGGCAGCACCTGCCTGCCCCTTGACCAGAATGGGCGCTCCAGCGTGCCGGGCGAGACCCTGGCCGATCGCATCCGCCGGGCGCTGGAGGCGGATATTTCCTCCGGCCGGCTGGAGCCCGGCTCGAAGCTGGATGAGCAGGAACTGGCCGAGCAATATGGCGTGTCCCGTACGCCTGTGCGCGAGGCGTTCCGGCTTCTGGCGGCAAGTCATCTGGTGGAATTGCGGGGGCGACAGGGCGCGGTGGTGCGCACCATTTCCGCGCAGATCCTCATCGAGATGTTTCAGGTGATGGCGGAACTGGAAGGCCTGTGCGCGCGCCTCGCGGCCCGGCGGGCGAATCCCGCGCAGCTCAGTCGCATCGAGGCGATTCACAAGCGGCTGGAAGAGGTTAGCGCGTCAGGTGACATCGACCTCTTTTATGATGTGAACCAGGAGTTTCACGAGGCCGTCTATGAGGCCTCCTCAAACGGCTTCCTCGCCGACCAGACCCGCCGCCTGCGCAATCAGGTGGCCGCCTATCGCCGCCGCGTGACCCACCGCCCGAGCCGGATTCCCAAGACGTTGAAGGAACATGGCGAGGTTATCGCG
The nucleotide sequence above comes from Xanthobacter flavus. Encoded proteins:
- a CDS encoding ABC transporter ATP-binding protein; this translates as MPASPNRPGAAVLAADAAGAPDAAQILSLTGVTKTFGATRALDGFTATIEKGEFVTVVGPSGCGKSTLFNIVAGLEEPDPGCAMRFEGKSVIAADLLGRVSFMPQRDLLLPWRTVIDNAILALEVEGAPRKEARALAEKMLPEFGLTGFGQQYPHQLSGGMRQRVALMRTFLFKRDLMLLDEPFGALDALTRTMMQRWLLDVWQKHQRTILFITHDVDEALFLGDRVLVMSARPGKVKLEQKVDLPRPRPAEIVISPEFIRLKRTLLEAIEEEAMKSFTAEGK
- a CDS encoding GntR family transcriptional regulator; protein product: MSAQEGSTCLPLDQNGRSSVPGETLADRIRRALEADISSGRLEPGSKLDEQELAEQYGVSRTPVREAFRLLAASHLVELRGRQGAVVRTISAQILIEMFQVMAELEGLCARLAARRANPAQLSRIEAIHKRLEEVSASGDIDLFYDVNQEFHEAVYEASSNGFLADQTRRLRNQVAAYRRRVTHRPSRIPKTLKEHGEVIAAIRVHDDEAAQRAMRDHVNLLGDDLLDFLAAYG
- a CDS encoding class II aldolase/adducin family protein, translating into MAAQVMGALAEKPASMEASEWEARVALAACYRMVAKLGMDDLIYNHISMRVPGHEEQFLLNPYGLLFDEITASSLVKIDIDGRKIDNTPYEINLAAFVIHAAIHKTGSDAACVLHTHSDASVAVSGQEQGLLPLSQFAMRFYDRQAFHDYEGVAIDMDEQARLVADLGPHKVMLMRNHGILTVGRTPGEAFMLLYYFERAARIQLAMQAACASGVKLVMPPHEVCEKAARQFWEMQGDILVPGEREWPALMRQLDRADPSYRS